The Desulfobulbus propionicus DSM 2032 DNA segment CGAGGGTCTCCCACTCGGCTTCCAGCTCGGCAAAAAAGGCAGCCACGGCCGGGTAGTCGCTGACATCCAGCTGCCTGAGCCGCAGACGGTCGCCGTATTGCGCACAGTCCAACCGCATGGCCTCGGCTGCCGCTGCATTGCCGCCATAGACCCCGACCACGTTTGCCCCCTGGGCGAGCAACGCCTCGGTGATGGCCCGGCCAATGCCGCGGGTGGCACCGGTGACGAGAGCTTTTTTCCCTTCAAATTCGAGCATGGATTTTTTATTACCGTTTTGCTAATTATTTTAATTTTGAGCTAACACTCCAAAAAAGCGTGATTTCCTATAACCCAAACCCCAAAAAGAGGAACTTTTGACGAGACACTTAATTTTTGCAATGATCCAACAACGGCCTCAACTTCAAACAAGCTTGCAAACCTGCTATAATCCAACCATCCAACAAGCTCTCGGCTGAACGAATGAATCAGCATCACCGCAGCAACAGCCCTAAATTGCTCTGCCGTGATTATAGCGGAGACTGCGCGATGAAGTAGTTGGTACCTAATCGTATCATCGGGTAGAGACGTCAACCCCAAGGAATCCAAAAGGAATTCCAGCCGTTTCATCTTCCCCTCCGAAGCATTTTTCAACCAATCTGTCACTCTTGGTCCAAAAGACTCGCTGACTTTGCCTTCCACCATGATGCAGACAGGGCCAGCTGTGGATCGGGATAAGATAAAGATATCGTTTTGCGAACTATTCCTTCCCCCAGGCAAAGGAACCTTAAATTCGGGAATGCCGATGACAGGCTGAAGATTAGCTAAAAGTGGATCCATGCTCTCTGCAAAGGGTTGTGCAACTTCCTCTGGTAGTTCCTCCGACGACTCCCAGCAATACGCTAAGGTCCGAGCGGAATATCCTTTTCGCCAATGTCTATCTGGATCAGCCAGCAAAGCCTGCCAATCCTCAACCCCGGTCGTAAAAGGAAATATACGGGATTTCTTTTCCATGTTCCCTAACTACCCCCTCAAATACCCATCCACATCGTTGGCCACGATCACCCCATAGTTGATCGCCCCCAGCCAACCGCTCATGATGATCCCGACCGAGCCGACATGAAAGAGGCCCCCTATCTCCTTGTGCAGGAAGCGGGAGATGTCGAGGCCCTCGAACTTGGTGCCGAACGAGGTGCCCTTGGTGTGCAGGGTGTAGCGGTGGAAGGTCTTGGGCGTGGCCGACTCGATGGTGTCGATCTTGGCGCGGATGCCGGGGAGGTAGCGGTCCAGATCGACCAGACAGCGTTCGATCATCGCCTCCTTGGCCGCATGGTAGGCCGCATCGCCCAACCCGGCCCAGTCGTCGTAGTTGGCATTCATCGAGGCGACGATGGTGTAATCGGGCGCCGCATCCGGCCGGGTTTTGGGATAGTAGAGGGAAAAGGTGCGGCTTTGGGTGTCCATGCGCCGCATCTCCTCCGAGGAGAACTCCGGGGCGGTGGAGGTGAAGAGCAGGTCGCCGATGTCGGGAATGGTCTCGCCCCGGCGGATACCGAAATAGACCTGGCAGCTCGAATTGTTGACCTGCACCTTACCAAAGCGGCCGAGGAAGTCCTTGGTAAAACACTCCCGCCCGACCAACTGGTCGATGGTGTTGGTGACGCCCGCGTTGGAGACCACTGCCCGGGCGCTGATCTCGCGGTCCCCCACCACCACGCCGGTGGTCACGCCGTCCTTCACCAGGATGCGGTCCACCCGCGCGCCGGTGCAGATATCCACGCCCTTGGCCAGCAGTTCCTCAGCCATCAGGCCGATCAGTTTGTCGGTGCCGCCCTCGAAGGTGAACACGCCCCGGTTCATGAAGTTGGAGAAGACGATGCCGTAGGTGATGGCTGGCTCGTCCAGGGTGGAGCCGTTGGCGTAAGTGATCGGTTCCATTAGCAACCGGTGCACGTCGCTACGGCCGGGAAAGAATTGCTCGAACAGTTCCCGGGTGGTGAGCCGCTGGTCGTCGTAGAAGTTCATGCCATCCACGGTGGCGAAGAAGTCCTCGACCACCTGCTGGCTGATGCCGAACCGTTCCTGAAGGATGCGGATGAAGTCCTCCTTGCTGAAGGTGGTGGTCAGGGAGAACTGGGGGTTGTCGAAGACGATGTGCTGCAGCTGGACGATGGAGTCGCGGATGGCCTTGCCCCAGTACTTCTTGCAGGTCTTGACCATGCCGTAGGGAAAGCCGTGCAGGGAGACGTCGAAGATATGGCCGCCGCGCTTGAACCAGGTGGCCAGCCCGCCCAGTTGAATGTGATGTTCGAGCAGCAACACACTGTGGCCGGCCGCGGCCAAGCGGTTGGCGCTGGTCAGGCCGCCAAGCCCGGAACCGACCACAATGACGTCATATTGGGGGCGAACCCTATCCAGCGGTGTATAGCGCATCGTTCTCCATGGTGGTTGCAAAACGGACGGACACAGCTCTGCTCTGGGGGCGGATCACCGCAAAATATGCTGATTGACCACGGTAATCCCGCTGAGCATGGCACCGACAATACCCAGGTAACCCTGATCGGTGCCGGCGAGAAAGAGGTTGGGCCAGGGAGTCCGGCCGTCCTTGATCTTGATGCCGCTGCCATAGACCGCACCCTGGGCCTTGCGGGTGAAGCGTTCGATGGTCACCGGCGTGAAGCTGTCCTGATATACAATGAACCGGCGATAATTCCCAACGATTTCCTCGCTGGCCACGGTGGCGGCCTCGGTCCAGTGCTGTTTCGCAGCCCTGTACGCCGCTGGAGCCAAAGCCTTCCACAACGGATAGCTGGCGGCGTTGGTCACCCGGATCTGGGCCATGTCCGCCGGCGGCAGACCGGCAAAATGCTCGGGAAAGCAGATCACCCCCCAGGAGGGGTCGAGATAGTCGGCAGGCCGGCAATAGTTGAGCCGCTCGCCGTTGTGGTAGAAGATGATGGTCCGCTCCCGGCCAAGCGATGCGGCCGCAGCCTGCGGCAGCAGGGAGATGGTCTCCATGAAGCTCATCCGGCCGCAATAGCGTTCCTGGTCGGCCTTCCAACCGGAGAGCCGGATCGTTTCCGGGATGCCGGCGGTGGACAGCACCACCTCGGCGCTCAGTTCCTCGCCGTTTTCCAGCCGCACGCCCGCAACCCGACCCTGATCGATGCAAAGGGCACCCACTGGGCTGCGAAAGCGCAGTTCGCCGCCGAAGGATTGATACTGGCGCACCAGCAGATCGAGGAACTCGCGCATGGTCGCGGCGGGCCGGAAAAACCCTTCCTCGAACACGGCGCGGAACATGATGACAAACTGGCCCAGGTCCATGTCCTGCTCCTCGGCATTGCCGTAGACCATCAGCGGCAGCAGCAGCATGTCTTCCAGGAGCGGATTGCCCAGTCGTTCGGCCAACACAGCCCGGGTGGATCGCCACGGGGCCGGGGCAAAGGGATCGTAGGCCGCGATCTCGGCCCGCAGCGCTCGAAAATGGTCGAGGCTTTCGGGAAACTCGCGGGCAATTTCGGCCTCAAGGGTCGCCGGATCGTTGCTGAATAGCAGAGAGCGGTCGGCAAAGCGGATTTCGGATCCGATCTGCTCGTGCAGGGCAAACTGCTTGCGGGAGAGGTGCAACTGGCGAAACAGCCGGTTGAGCGGGGCGCGCTTGTCGCCGAGCGCGGCACAGTTGGTCATGGCGTGCAGCCCGGTTTCAAACAGCCGCCCCTGGCGGAGATAGAAGGAGTTGAGCCCACCGGGCAGGCTGTGCTGCTCCAGGATCAGGGTTTTGCGGCCGAAGCGGGCAGCGCGGATACCGGCCGCCAGTCCCGACAACCCACCCCCGATGATGATCAGTTCATAGTCAGCCATGGACGCGGGCAGGACCGGCGGACGTGGTCCGACATCAGGACCACTCGCGCGCCGGCAGGAGGCTCAGACGTTTTGCAGTTTGGGTTCCAGATAGTTGACGCAACTGGTCAGGGTGGCGAGCTGCGGATATTCCTCCTCGGGGATCTGCAACTTGTAGCGTTTGCGCAACTCCATGACAATATCGAGAAAATCCATGGAGTCGAGATCCAGCTGGTCGCGCAGGGGGGCATCGGCATCCAGGCTGGCAAAATCGGCTTCTTCATCAATATCTGCTATGATTTCAAGGATTACGTCCTTGATTTCGTCACGGCTCATACTTCGGTTCCTCTATATAAAAAAACAAATACAGTTGAAGTTCGGTAAAAATTGGAGAGAAATACCACA contains these protein-coding regions:
- a CDS encoding DUF6946 family protein, with the translated sequence MEKKSRIFPFTTGVEDWQALLADPDRHWRKGYSARTLAYCWESSEELPEEVAQPFAESMDPLLANLQPVIGIPEFKVPLPGGRNSSQNDIFILSRSTAGPVCIMVEGKVSESFGPRVTDWLKNASEGKMKRLEFLLDSLGLTSLPDDTIRYQLLHRAVSAIITAEQFRAVAAVMLIHSFSRELVGWLDYSRFASLFEVEAVVGSLQKLSVSSKVPLFGVWVIGNHAFLEC
- a CDS encoding phytoene desaturase family protein gives rise to the protein MRYTPLDRVRPQYDVIVVGSGLGGLTSANRLAAAGHSVLLLEHHIQLGGLATWFKRGGHIFDVSLHGFPYGMVKTCKKYWGKAIRDSIVQLQHIVFDNPQFSLTTTFSKEDFIRILQERFGISQQVVEDFFATVDGMNFYDDQRLTTRELFEQFFPGRSDVHRLLMEPITYANGSTLDEPAITYGIVFSNFMNRGVFTFEGGTDKLIGLMAEELLAKGVDICTGARVDRILVKDGVTTGVVVGDREISARAVVSNAGVTNTIDQLVGRECFTKDFLGRFGKVQVNNSSCQVYFGIRRGETIPDIGDLLFTSTAPEFSSEEMRRMDTQSRTFSLYYPKTRPDAAPDYTIVASMNANYDDWAGLGDAAYHAAKEAMIERCLVDLDRYLPGIRAKIDTIESATPKTFHRYTLHTKGTSFGTKFEGLDISRFLHKEIGGLFHVGSVGIIMSGWLGAINYGVIVANDVDGYLRG
- a CDS encoding phytoene desaturase family protein, whose amino-acid sequence is MADYELIIIGGGLSGLAAGIRAARFGRKTLILEQHSLPGGLNSFYLRQGRLFETGLHAMTNCAALGDKRAPLNRLFRQLHLSRKQFALHEQIGSEIRFADRSLLFSNDPATLEAEIAREFPESLDHFRALRAEIAAYDPFAPAPWRSTRAVLAERLGNPLLEDMLLLPLMVYGNAEEQDMDLGQFVIMFRAVFEEGFFRPAATMREFLDLLVRQYQSFGGELRFRSPVGALCIDQGRVAGVRLENGEELSAEVVLSTAGIPETIRLSGWKADQERYCGRMSFMETISLLPQAAAASLGRERTIIFYHNGERLNYCRPADYLDPSWGVICFPEHFAGLPPADMAQIRVTNAASYPLWKALAPAAYRAAKQHWTEAATVASEEIVGNYRRFIVYQDSFTPVTIERFTRKAQGAVYGSGIKIKDGRTPWPNLFLAGTDQGYLGIVGAMLSGITVVNQHILR
- a CDS encoding acyl carrier protein, whose amino-acid sequence is MSRDEIKDVILEIIADIDEEADFASLDADAPLRDQLDLDSMDFLDIVMELRKRYKLQIPEEEYPQLATLTSCVNYLEPKLQNV